A stretch of the Pseudopipra pipra isolate bDixPip1 chromosome 11, bDixPip1.hap1, whole genome shotgun sequence genome encodes the following:
- the MON1A gene encoding vacuolar fusion protein MON1 homolog A, with product MAADVHKKKSWEVPNGSLAPGDGQHTERSESPTPGLAQGTEPGAGQEGAMFVHTRSYEDLTSPEDGAAVARSPEERRGEPGEQSSMEQISKDFSELSTQLTGMALDLEEEMRPGKEGKLEQSPQTPRRDSVLSGKEEEDVTMDAWRMHRKHVFVLSEAGKPVYSRYGSEEALSSTMGVMMALVSFLEAEKNAIRSIHADGYKVVFVRRSPLVLVAVARTRQSEQEIAHELLYIYYQILSLLTWTQLNHIFQQKQNYDLRRLLAGSERITDNLLDLMAHDPSFLMGAVRCLPLAASVRDAVSSSLQQAKAKSLVFSILLSGNQLVSLVRKKDQFLHPIDLHLLFNLISSSSSFREGEAWTPICLPKFNSSGFFHAHISYLEQEMDLCLLLVSTDREDFFTVSDCKRRFQERLRRRGVHHALQEALRTPFYSVAQVGIPDLRHFIYKSKSSGLFTSPEIEAPYVQEEEKERLLGLYQYLHSRAHNSSRPLKNIYFTGPRENLLAWVTNAFELYVCYSPLGTKAGAISAVNKLMKWIRKEEDRLFILTPQTY from the exons ATGGCTGCAGATGTCCACAAGAAGAAGAGCTGGGAAGTGCCCAATGGGTCCCTGGCACCAGGAGATGGGCAGCACACGGAGCGGTCCGAGAGCCCCACGCCGGGGCTGGCGCAGGGCACAGAGCCAG GGGCGGGCCAGGAGGGAGCCATGTTTGTGCACACCCGCTCCTACGAGGACCTGACGAGCCCCGAGGACGGGGCGGCTGTGGCGCGGAGCCCGGAGGAGCGGCGAGGGGAGCcgggggagcagagcagcatgGAGCAGATCAGCAAGGACTTCAGCGAGCTGAGCACGCAGCTCACAGGCATGGCCCTCGACTTGGAGGAGGAGATGAGGCCGGGCAAGGAGGGGAAGCTGGAGCAGTCCCCGCAGACCCCCCGCCGTGACTCGGTGCTGtcggggaaggaggaggaggacgtGACCATGGACGCCTGGCGCATGCACCGCAAGCACGTCTTCGTGCTGAGCGAGGCAGGCAAGCCCGTGTATTCCCGCTACGGCTCTGAGGAGGCCCTGTCCAGCACCATGGGCGTCATGATGGCCCTGGTGTCCTTCCTGGAGGCCGAGAAAAATGCCATCCGGTCCATCCATGCAG ATGGCTACAAGGTGGTGTTCGTGCGGAGGAGCCCGCTGGTGCTGGTGGCAGTGGCACGCACCCGGCAGTCGGAGCAGGAGATCGCCCACGAGCTGCTCTACATCTACTATCAGATCCTGAGCCTGCTCACCTGGACCCAGCTGAACCACATCTTCCAGCAGAAGCAGAACTATGACCTGCGCCGGCTCCTGGCCGGCTCCGAGCGCATCACCGACAACCTGCTGGACCTCATGGCCCACGACCCCAGCTTCCTGATGGGCGCCGTGCGCTGCCTGCCCCTGGCTGCCAGCGTCCGGGACGCCGTCAGCAGCAGCCTGCAGCAGGCCAAGGCCAAGAGCCTGGTCTTCTCCATTCTCCTCTCTGGGAACCAGCTGGTGTCTCTCGTGAGGAAGAAAGATCAGTTCCTCCACCCCATTGACCTCCACTTGCTCTTCAACCTCatcagctcttcttcctcctttcgGGAGGGTGAAGCCTGGACTCCTATTTGCCTCCCCAAGTTCAACTCCAGTGGCTTCTTCCATGCCCACATCTCCTAcctggagcaggagatggacctgtgcctgctgctggtCTCCACAGACCGCGAGGACTTCTTCACCGTGTCCGACTGCAAGCGGCGCTTCCAGGAGcggctgcggcggcggggggTGCACCACGCCCTGCAGGAGGCCCTGCGCACCCCCTTCTACAGCGTCGCCCAGGTGGGCATCCCCGACCTCCGGCACTTCATCTACAAGTCCAAGAGCTCTGGGCTCTTCACCAG ccccgAGATTGAGGCTCCCTAcgtgcaggaggaggagaaggagaggctCTTGGGGCTCTACCAGTACCTGCACAGCCGGGCCCACAACTCTTCACGGCCCCTGAAGAACATCTACTTCACGGGCCCCCGAGAAAACCTCCTGGCGTGG GTAACCAACGCCTTTGAGCTCTATGTATGCTACAGTCCCCTGGGGACCAAGGCCGGTGCCATCAGTGCTGTCAACAAGCTCATGAAGTGGATCCGCAAGGAGGAAGACCGACTCTTCATCCTCACACCCCAGACATACTGA